The bacterium DNA segment CCCCACGACCACATGGTATTCCATCCTTGAGACAATCTGTCATCAGAAAATCTGTCCTCATAGAGAACAATGGGTCCTTCCGGAAGGTGACAGGTGAAGTTGTGCTCCGCCGACACTCTTCCTATTAGAAAGAGAGCGAAGAAGCCGATGAGAAGTGAAATGTGGTTGCCGAAGCTTCCACATCTTCCAAGTTTACTCTGCATTGCAAGATCCTCCGTTGGTGTTTAGAAACTGGATTTCATCAACATAAAATGTCGCTGGGGTGGAACTTTGTATCTCCACTCCATAGACATCTGTACTTGAGACTCCCAAATCGGAAAGTGGTACATACACCGGTTGCCATTGATAGGCGTCGAGTGTTTTGCTCCCTGTGTATGGGGATACCATTTTGTAGGCAATAACATCGCCGTTGCTTCCGATAAGTCCCACATACAACTCCTCGCCTTCATACGCTCCGATGTTGATGGCGAAGGAGAGGGACTCATATCCCGTAGTAGTGAACTTAAAGTTTGACTCCGCGAGAAGCTGTATGCGTCCCCATTGCCCAAGTGTTGTTACTTCAATACCAGTGTTTCCCGCATACGCATTTGGGGAAGAAGTAGCGAAGGAGATTTCTTGCCATTTACCGTTAATCAAGCTATACTCCGAAACATGAAAAAACAGACAATTGTTATCGCCCTCGCAATCCTTGTCCTTATCGGACTGGGGTGGGTTGTGGTGGGAAAGAAGGGGGGGGAGAAGATTGCTTCTGATGATATAACTACTGTGGCGACGACGACCAAAAAAATTTACGAGAACTCATCTTTTGGAATAAATTTTAATTACCCATCGAATCTGTTTGTTGAAGAGTCAAAAAATAACATTCTTATAACATCGATTCCCCCAAATGATCCGAGGCGACAATCCAGCGCAATGATGGGTGCTCTCTCTTTATTCGTTGCCCAAGGAAAAGAGATTAAAAATATACAAGAAACACGGAAAAAAGAAACTTTGTCGTCAAAAGAAGTTACACTTGATGGGCATAAGGCAGTTGAACTTACTTCTGTTCCAGACGGATATTCTGGGGGTACATGGATATCCATTTTAGTTAAAACAAAAAATGGGATACTCGAAATTCGTTATTTAAAAGGCACAACTTATGAGGAAGCATATCTTTCTATAATAGAAAGTATCCGCATCCAATAAAAAAAGGTTCCCCGAAGGGAACCTTTTAACTAAACCTAACTACCGAAAAAGAACTTTTTTGATGTCCTCTGGGTCAACAAATCCCGCAGGAAAAGCAGGATACCACTTACCAGATGTTGCGTCTTGGCAATTATTTTGTGGTAATGCACCTGTACCAGCGTACGGAGTATTATTGAAGTACGCGCTGGCGTAAGATCCCAAATGCACCCCAAAATGAAAATGGGTACCGCTACCAATATCTGCCACTGTCCCTATTTTTTGACCCTTGGCAATCGGACCAATAAAACCATCCAGTCCCGCAACAGGAGTTACATGCCAATATACAGTAGTGTATATTTGTCCTGACAACGTCATATGTTCAAGGACAATGTTTTGAGCCCATGTTGCGTTGTAAGGAAGTATTTCCTTCACCACCCCACT contains these protein-coding regions:
- a CDS encoding PsbP-related protein produces the protein MKKQTIVIALAILVLIGLGWVVVGKKGGEKIASDDITTVATTTKKIYENSSFGINFNYPSNLFVEESKNNILITSIPPNDPRRQSSAMMGALSLFVAQGKEIKNIQETRKKETLSSKEVTLDGHKAVELTSVPDGYSGGTWISILVKTKNGILEIRYLKGTTYEEAYLSIIESIRIQ